The following are encoded together in the Xanthomonas vesicatoria ATCC 35937 genome:
- a CDS encoding metal/formaldehyde-sensitive transcriptional repressor has translation MAHLNQEKSKLLARVRRIRGQVEGLEKALAQDVECTALLTQVAAFRGAAQGLMVELLSEHLKHHVAAPETLGDRELAVDDITAILKTYLK, from the coding sequence ATGGCGCATCTCAATCAGGAAAAATCCAAGCTGCTCGCACGCGTACGTAGGATTCGCGGGCAGGTCGAAGGGTTGGAAAAAGCCCTAGCCCAGGACGTGGAGTGCACGGCGTTGCTGACTCAGGTGGCCGCCTTCCGTGGGGCGGCGCAGGGCCTGATGGTCGAATTGCTCAGCGAGCATCTGAAGCATCACGTTGCCGCGCCGGAGACGCTGGGCGACCGAGAGCTGGCGGTGGATGACATCACCGCCATCCTCAAGACCTATCTGAAGTAA
- the dmeF gene encoding CDF family Co(II)/Ni(II) efflux transporter DmeF: MSITHPAPNCAQSHTFASANPLAERSTRKAVILTVIMMVVEIVGGWTLNSMALLADGWHMSSHALALGLALFAYRFARQHAGDVRFSFGTWKVEVLGGYTSAILLLGVAGLMAFQSVERLFTPKPIQYQEATVIAVIGLLVNLICAWWLRDSHGHAHGHAHGHQHGHAHAHDNHGHAHAGLGHGHDAHSDLNLRAAYLHVVADAATSVLAIVALVAGMHWGVTWLDPIMGIVGAALVTVWAWGLLRSTGRVLLDAEMDAPLVAEVKQVIAELPHAIDIADLHVWRVGSERYACIVSLVTAADIDADTVRNALQIHQELVHITVELQRPALHAAWV, from the coding sequence ATGTCGATCACGCACCCCGCGCCCAACTGCGCGCAGTCGCACACGTTTGCCAGCGCCAACCCGCTCGCCGAGCGCAGCACCCGCAAGGCGGTGATCCTGACCGTGATCATGATGGTGGTGGAGATCGTGGGCGGCTGGACGCTCAACTCCATGGCCCTGCTCGCCGACGGCTGGCATATGAGCTCGCACGCGCTGGCACTGGGGCTGGCGTTGTTCGCCTACCGCTTTGCGCGGCAGCATGCCGGCGACGTGCGTTTCAGTTTTGGCACATGGAAGGTCGAGGTGCTGGGCGGTTACACCAGCGCGATCCTGTTGCTGGGCGTGGCCGGGCTGATGGCGTTCCAGTCGGTGGAACGGCTGTTTACACCCAAGCCCATCCAGTACCAGGAGGCCACCGTCATTGCGGTGATCGGCCTGCTGGTGAACCTGATCTGCGCATGGTGGCTGCGCGATTCCCACGGGCATGCGCATGGCCACGCGCATGGTCATCAGCACGGCCACGCTCACGCCCATGACAATCATGGCCACGCGCACGCGGGTCTTGGTCATGGTCACGATGCGCACAGCGATCTCAATCTGCGTGCCGCATATCTGCATGTGGTGGCCGATGCCGCGACCTCGGTGCTGGCCATCGTGGCACTGGTGGCCGGCATGCACTGGGGCGTGACCTGGCTGGATCCGATCATGGGCATCGTCGGCGCGGCGCTGGTGACCGTCTGGGCCTGGGGGCTGCTGCGCAGCACCGGTCGCGTCCTGCTGGATGCGGAGATGGACGCACCGTTGGTGGCAGAAGTGAAGCAGGTCATCGCCGAGCTGCCGCATGCGATCGACATCGCCGACCTGCATGTCTGGCGCGTCGGCAGCGAGCGTTATGCCTGCATCGTCAGCCTGGTCACTGCGGCCGACATTGATGCGGATACGGTGCGCAATGCCTTGCAGATCCACCAAGAGCTGGTGCACATCACCGTCGAGCTGCAGCGCCCGGCACTACATGCAGCGTGGGTGTAG
- a CDS encoding GH39 family glycosyl hydrolase: protein MRLDVLLAAALCCVATSALAQHAAPRTIQLDLTTAGAPVDRFYNLSVGSDFPGTLIRPDTQAHLVPAVQELGFRYIRFHDVFHDALGTVKEVDGKLVYDWTKLDQLYDALLAKRIRPFVELGFTPSAMKTSEQTLFYWKGNTSHPDPAKWAQLIDAYVRHIRDRYGADEVRQWYFEVWNEPNLKDFWENADQQAYFDLYANTARTIKAIDPQLRVGGPSTAGADWVPELLAFVAKNKLPIDFVTTHTYGVDGGFLDEDGKQDVKLSASPDAIVGDVRRVHAQIQASPFPQLPLYFTEWSASYTPRDYVHDSYISAPYILTKLKQVQGLVQGMSYWTYTDLFEEPGPPPTPFHGGFGLMNREGIRKPAWFAYKYLNALQGREIPLADAHALAAVDGKRIAALVWDWQQPVQAVSNTPFYTKLVAATDSAPLHLRMTRVPAGNYTLQVRKTGYRRNDPLSLYIDMGLPKTLDSKQLSQLQQATRDTPEQDKRIRVGADGLVEVSVPMRSNDVVLVTLVPAAR from the coding sequence ATGCGTTTGGATGTTTTGTTGGCGGCCGCCCTGTGCTGCGTAGCGACCTCTGCACTGGCGCAGCACGCAGCGCCGCGTACGATCCAGCTGGATCTGACGACAGCCGGCGCGCCCGTCGATCGTTTCTACAATCTGTCGGTCGGCTCGGATTTCCCCGGTACGCTGATTCGCCCCGATACCCAGGCGCACCTGGTGCCTGCCGTGCAGGAGTTGGGCTTTCGCTACATCCGCTTCCATGACGTCTTCCACGATGCGCTTGGCACCGTGAAGGAAGTGGACGGCAAACTGGTGTACGACTGGACCAAGCTGGACCAGTTGTACGACGCGCTGCTGGCCAAGCGCATCCGGCCGTTTGTCGAGCTGGGCTTCACCCCAAGCGCGATGAAAACCTCCGAGCAGACGTTGTTCTACTGGAAGGGCAACACCTCACATCCGGATCCGGCCAAGTGGGCCCAGTTGATCGACGCGTATGTGCGGCACATCCGCGACCGTTACGGTGCCGATGAAGTGCGGCAGTGGTATTTCGAGGTATGGAACGAGCCCAATTTGAAGGACTTCTGGGAGAACGCCGACCAGCAGGCCTATTTCGATCTGTATGCCAACACCGCGCGCACCATCAAGGCCATCGACCCGCAGCTGCGTGTCGGTGGCCCATCCACCGCCGGGGCGGACTGGGTGCCGGAGTTGCTGGCCTTCGTCGCGAAGAACAAACTGCCGATCGATTTCGTCACCACCCATACCTATGGCGTGGACGGCGGTTTTCTCGATGAGGACGGCAAGCAGGACGTCAAACTGTCTGCATCGCCGGATGCCATCGTGGGCGATGTGCGTCGCGTGCATGCGCAGATCCAGGCATCGCCATTTCCGCAGTTGCCCCTGTACTTCACCGAGTGGAGCGCCAGTTACACACCACGCGATTACGTCCACGACAGCTACATCAGCGCGCCGTACATCCTGACCAAACTCAAGCAGGTGCAGGGCCTGGTGCAGGGCATGAGTTACTGGACCTATACCGATCTGTTCGAAGAACCCGGCCCGCCGCCGACGCCGTTCCATGGCGGTTTCGGGCTGATGAATCGCGAAGGCATTCGCAAGCCGGCGTGGTTTGCCTACAAGTATTTGAATGCGCTGCAGGGCCGCGAGATTCCGCTAGCCGATGCGCATGCGCTGGCCGCGGTGGACGGCAAGCGCATCGCCGCGCTGGTGTGGGATTGGCAACAGCCGGTGCAGGCGGTGAGCAACACGCCGTTCTATACCAAGCTGGTCGCCGCTACCGATAGCGCACCGCTGCATCTGCGCATGACCCGGGTACCTGCCGGCAACTACACCTTGCAGGTGCGTAAGACCGGCTACCGCCGCAACGACCCGCTGTCGCTGTACATCGACATGGGCCTGCCCAAGACGTTGGATAGCAAGCAGTTGAGCCAACTGCAGCAGGCCACGCGCGACACGCCCGAGCAGGACAAACGCATTCGTGTCGGTGCCGATGGCCTGGTGGAGGTCAGCGTGCCGATGCGCAGCAACGATGTGGTGCTGGTGACACTGGTGCCGGCGGCACGCTGA
- a CDS encoding helix-turn-helix transcriptional regulator: protein MNSRVRELRESNGWSQGELAEQLGVSRQTINALETGKYDPSLPLAFRIARLFGEPIEQVFLYEGNE, encoded by the coding sequence ATGAATAGCCGCGTGCGTGAATTGCGCGAGTCCAATGGCTGGTCGCAAGGCGAACTGGCCGAACAGCTGGGCGTCTCGCGGCAGACCATCAATGCACTGGAAACCGGCAAATACGATCCCAGCCTGCCATTGGCGTTCCGTATCGCACGTTTGTTTGGCGAGCCGATCGAGCAGGTGTTTTTGTATGAAGGCAATGAATAG